Within the Taeniopygia guttata chromosome 1, bTaeGut7.mat, whole genome shotgun sequence genome, the region TGATCACACTTTTGGGCTCTGAATATTATGTTGCTAATATTTTTGTATTGCTGTTGGCCAGGGTACTTCAGCTGGTACTGGGACCTCTCTAGATATATCTTCAAGTATTGGACTCACGCTTTTCTACAAGtctatttttcccctctgagaCAACCCATATTGCCTGTAATATATGCTATTACTTAAAGCTGTTCCTTACTTGTGACCAAGAAGAGCTTCACTGAATAATGTAATGGgcaaaaattgttttcatttcctaTGAACTGTGGAAAAGGATTTGGTGGTAGTGGTGAATGAAAAACAAGCCAGCAGTGCTTGCTCACAGCCAGCTGTATCatgggctgcatcaaaagaagTGTGGACAgcaggggattctgcccctctgctccactCTCATGAgacctggagtgctgtgtctcAGTCTGGAGCCCCAAAACTGGATAGAGTCCAGAGGCAAGCCATGAAGATAATCAGAGGGCTAGAACACCTcatatgaggaaaggctgagaaagttgggattgttcagcctgtaGTAAAGTTCAAGATGACTGATTGCAGCTTAAAGGGGGCTTATAAGAAAAATCGGCATATACTTTCAGTAGGGACTTTACCAACAAGAAATTGAGTAATGGTTTAAAACTATAATAGGGCCGTTTTAgactagatataaggaagaaattttttacaatgaggatGGTATAACAGTAtcacaagttgcccagagaggcaGTGGTTATCTCACCCCTGAAAACtttcaagaccaggctggacatggctctgagcagcctggtctagtagaagatgtccctgctcattaCAGGGGGATTGACTCtgtgacctttaaaggtcccttcccagaAAAACTGCTCTATGATTCCACGGATTCTGTATCAGTAGTGTGGAAAATCCTTGTAAGAGTGATCTTGTATTACCCTTCCATCTCTCTTCAGGCAATCACTAAAGGCACTGAATGGGGTCTTACTGTGTAAGCTGCACTTTTAGCCACCTCTGGAGAGTGATCCATCCCAGCCAGTACCAGAGCTGTGCCTCAGCTCTTTAAAAGCAGGCACAAACATTTGACTCCGTGTCTGATCTACTTACATTTTACAGTCAGTGGAGAGAAACAGGCACTTCTAGGTCACAATTCACCTTGTCCAAATGCAGACATCAATAATTATTCGGTGAATCACACTCTAAAATTGcttatttctttccattataatggaaaattttaaaatgaggaCAAGGTGATTAGCTATATGCATCTGCCTACACTATCAATGTCTCCAGGGAGGTGAGATGAACTTCTTAGAGGCCTAAGACAGGTTTTGATCTTCAGCGGGTCTTACCCCTCTCCATGGCTTAGGAAAAAAGTCAGACAGGTCTCTAGCTCAGACTACACTTATCTTTTAAgtcaataaaattaatttaggaTTACTCCCATCCTGAATCTGTATCTGCCACAATAGActagtatttttttccattttttttagtatttttagaCTAGCTTTTTTCTCCAAAAGAGCTACCATGGATTCAGGAAGCAACCACAGAAAGATTTCTGAGAAGTTTCATACTTAAtttattagtattttatttaaaactttttatttttaatcataaaTTTTCTCCTTTGATGATCAGTTTGTAACCCAGAACAGATTAAATCTCCTTTGGCACTGGCTGGGTTAATCTGGGTACTCTGATGCAAGGAGGTTGTGCCAGGCTGGTTGAGGGCAGGTTTCAATCCTTCCTCCATAAATGTTAAATTGCATCAATCCCTTCTACTTCAGACTCTTGTTTTTCCAAAACTTGAAGAGCGAGAATATGGCCTGCTGGAAGTTATCTCCTGACACTACATAGAGCAGCAAATTTCCGAAAGTATTTAATGATGCTAAAGATTTACTTATAGTAAACATTAAAAGGATTGTTTTCTTCAAGTGGCAGCTAACTGGCTGTACTTGGAGCTCCAGATGAATCCCCTGAAAGACATGGAAGGGGAGGTAGCACACATAGAAGACCAGCAAGAGGAGAATAGTGAGTCTGCGAGCCTTTTGTTTGTAGCCAGCCTGTGTGTGGAGCCCAGTGGCCAAGATGCAAATGATGAGCACGTAGCAGAGAGTCACCGTCAGCAAGGGCAAGAGGAAGGCAACCACAGTCAGTCCCCAGTTGTACCTGCGACTTGTGATGAagtcctcagcagcagccaggtcTGGGCAGATGGTCTTGTTCTGCCTGTCACTTGGGGCAATCAGGACAGCCAAGGGGCTGAGGGCCACCAGGGAAATCATCCAAACAACTGCGCAAGTCACCACTGCCCATCTCCGCTTCCGAAGAAAAAGGGATTTCATTGGGTGCACAACTACCAAAAAGCGGAAGATGCTGAAGCAGCTAAGGAAGATAATACCACTGTACATGTtgaaatagaaacaaaattGAATAAACTTGCACATGAAGTCTCCAAAAATCCAGTCATTTCCATTAACATAGTAGTGTATAAAGAAAGGAAGTGTGACTACATACAATAGGTCGGTGATAACTAGGTTTAACATAATGATGGTGCTGCTTCTCCAGGGCCTCATCTTAACACAGTAAACAAAAATTGCCGCAATGTTCCCTGGGAAGCACACCAGGAAGATTAGGCCGTAAAGGACAGAGAGATAGAATTTCACCTGTAAGAAATCTTCATCCTCGCAGTTTGTCAATTGGTCTgcggggctgggctgagcagtaAAATTGTTGGTGAATTCAGATGCCATGTTTGCAGAAGTCTCCTTAAGACAAAAATCAGATGTTTAGTTTTAATAGATTTGTTGGAACAAATGTTGTCAGTTAAATTTTTTGTTGCTGGAGAAAATGTTGTATGTTTGAGAAGGCACAGTAGTGAGAGGAAATGAGGATTTGCTAGTGGACTCAGTCTGACCTAGATAACAACActgaaatgtttaatttcaCCCTTTCCTCTCTTTTACACTTAGTTTtgataattattaattttactcTTTCTTTGTTTAGCCTCCTTCATTGAAGAAGACAATTACTGCTTATCTGCAAATCTTCAGGAGTAGGAAGTTCACATTTAGAGAGCTATAGGAAGTTTGGGCTTAGATTTTGCAAGTGAGCTAGTCTTAACCTTTCAGAAAGTAGAACCATATCCATATATTATCTTTACTAATCAGAGCTAATAGTGTTTTGTTCTCATGAAACAGAGATGTTGTTCTGCTTTCATGAAAGCAAAAAGATGTTAGGTTTAGTTACAGATCTCAGGACCTGATGCTCTTATAACCTGACAGATTGTTCCCTCAATgtgattttcttctcttggaGTCATCAGAGTATAAAACTAGTATaagcattttggttttggttttttggagggttgattttttggggagaggtgttattttgggtttttttgtttttcttttttttttttttaatcaagctCCAGAATGgcataaaatttatttaatctatTAAAGATTGTTTCTCAAAGGCATAGGGAAAATGGAAAGCACAGAGGGAAGGCAGTGATTTTGCTTCCCGTTCTATGCCAACTGGAGCTAGGTAGACTTGTCTCTGAAATGATTTCTTGTCTGACATAGCCAATTCGGATCTCTCCACAGGAAGTTCAAGATATAACATTTCTTGGTAGTGTTTTAACCTGAAAAAAATGGTAACCAAGCATGAATAACATCTAACATCAGATATCAGAAAGTTGCATGATTAAATCTGAGACAGTCCTCCTAAGTCCCCCTTTATCACCAAAGGAGAGAAGTAAGTTCCTCCAAGACATAATATATCTACCCACAATTGAGGTTTCTAAGATAAATTATTTACTCTTTTGGCATACCCATTTCTTTCCATTGATACAAAAGGTAGCCCAAGGTGACTAGTTCAGCCTTGGATATCTCAAGTGAGGCAAGAACTGTGGCACTGTGTTTCTTCAGCACTTCGGGTGAGTACCACTCTTCCAAATTCAAACCAATTCTATGTGAGAAAATAGTCTAAAGAAACTTCATTAAGTGCTAGACAGGGTACTGTCAAGCCTAGATCCTCTCTCTTGTCCCAGAAACAACATCTTTAAATGAAACCGGTGGTACATTAAACATCCAGGGTGAAATCAACACATTAAAAGCAAAAcgaaacagaaaaccaaaaaaagcaccaaacctggaaaaaagagagaattgtACCTTATTCAGTCTTGGAAAATGTGATTCAGTTCACAGCATTTAACATGTTACCTGAATGACTCTTCCTTATTCTCATAACTGGTAGAACATGACCAATTTACTCTGACAAACCCAATCATTAAAGCTGGGACACAATAGGCATTATTTGATCAGAACAAGTCAGCAAGATGATTATCTCTTTGTTACTCAGAAGTACTTCAGGCTGAAATTTGAACAGTTTCCCCACAATTTAGTTAAAACTCTAATACTTTTTAACATGAATATTATATCTGGTATAGAAGCTTTGCAGTAAAAGATGTACTAGGTAAAGGCTGTCAAACTTGTTTTAAACCAATTTAGATTTACAACCACAAAAGCTAGGGGTGTgcatgttttctctcttttctgctgctcagAGATACCACTGTCACCTGCATTTATGCCTCTCCAGTATATTTCATATCATGTTAGACAAATTTACTAGAATATTTGATTTATACCCAGTTTGGCTTTCTTGCACTGCTGATTGGTTCTTCACCATAATCTTGAACCCTCTAAATTGAAGATGGAGAAATATTGCTTACCTGAAAACCTGCAATTCTGCTTCTCCCTCTGATATTGCTTTGAGTAAAGAGCTCAAATGAAATGTATTTATGTCTTCCTTGCAGTGAAGCAGGTTTTAGTATGGCTTTGCAGCCATATACATTCATTCCCTGTCTGACTGAGGCTCCATGTGTCTGTGAATTAGGAAAGTTGTATAAAACCTCAGTTACTGACTTGAGTGTCAGCTCTTATAGATGGGTGACTGGAGGACTCCTATTTTGCCCTCTGTCATTCACGCTGTCTTGCCTTCAGTGGGCAGATCAGGCTTTGCTGGTGTCTGCTTTGCTTAGCTCTGTGTGCTGAGGCAGACCTGTAGTATTCAAATAGCAGCAAATCACATTTAAATTAGCATGTATGTATGAGTGCACTTGCTTAGAAAAGATGAAATTAAGTTTATTCTCCATTTCCTATGAAGTGAAACCTGATCACCAAAGTGAATAAGGAATGTTGTCATTTCAAGGTCAGGTGAAAAGTGTTATGACACACTGTCTTcattaaaatcaaatttctaACGGAGTACAAATTTCATCTCatgaaataaatgaatgttTCTTTTGGCACAATGTGCTTGTCAGAAATTGTGGCATTCTTTCTGCTTATTTTTGGTGAGTGAAATATCAACAGTGTGTTGGCTTGTTATTACTGGAGTAGCTGAAATTGcaaacttgttttattttgagctttTGCTTTTGGGCTTCATAATTCACAAGATCTGCAATTTTCTGTGCTTCTCGAGCCAAAAGACTGTTCTTGaataaaaatctcattattATCCTTAGCTCGAGGAACAAGATCAAAagagattattattatttaaaaacagtTGTTGCATCTTGAATTTTGAAACTGCAGTCTTCAGCCCTTGAGCTGGCAATCTGGTCCATGCACAGAAGCTCCAGCTGCCCAGTGTGGCCAGCAGCCTTTCTGTCTTGGTACATTTGATGGGTCTTTTCTCACTGATGAGTTTATGATGCAGGACTAAATGAGCAAGCTTTCATGCCTGAACATTATGTATGTATGTACATATAGGAGTATTTTCCAGAAGAATGTCTTGGCTCTCCTGTACTGGAGATTTGGGAGCTGGCTATCTGTTTCGCTAATCATACTGCAGGGAAAGAGTAGTAATGGGGACAATCAAGACTGGGGCAGCAGTAATGTCTGACAACG harbors:
- the LOC100226671 gene encoding 2-oxoglutarate receptor 1-like, yielding MASEFTNNFTAQPSPADQLTNCEDEDFLQVKFYLSVLYGLIFLVCFPGNIAAIFVYCVKMRPWRSSTIIMLNLVITDLLYVVTLPFFIHYYVNGNDWIFGDFMCKFIQFCFYFNMYSGIIFLSCFSIFRFLVVVHPMKSLFLRKRRWAVVTCAVVWMISLVALSPLAVLIAPSDRQNKTICPDLAAAEDFITSRRYNWGLTVVAFLLPLLTVTLCYVLIICILATGLHTQAGYKQKARRLTILLLLVFYVCYLPFHVFQGIHLELQVQPVSCHLKKTILLMFTISKSLASLNTFGNLLLYVVSGDNFQQAIFSLFKFWKNKSLK